Proteins from a genomic interval of Caldicellulosiruptor diazotrophicus:
- a CDS encoding S-layer homology domain-containing protein encodes MKKRFLIAVFIFSFIVTSIINLSVFAAYKDVSQNSGYAKDLDRLNKLGILIYKDYFKPAQPITRAELAEAIVKISNSVDESLSQKKYALFGDVKPNTNLCGYAVWAVKKKYLSPMPDGNFHPQNNATFSQVVTALLRLLGYTDQDLAGTWPQNYIDKANELGITKGINLSATSYVPRWAFARMLSLLLDLSPKGSNQKYSEVTGLFKSILVLDIQKTNSMLLPNEILTDSGVITNTTSTVFDSGKRYMVKIEDGKITKVYGQETDSFQVTVVRVNGNKVYYQEGSKLKSIVLPVSAIYYLSGTKQNIDTAVNSIKPGQKLSFVYSFDKSKIDYVVINNVYSQDIFGNYDEVLVVANPDTSDILDKNQIQTDKGILNLAQGIKVDDLKIGERYGVYIKDDTITKVITKLWSAEKYTIQNIDGTQLLCQKDGKNITLQLSAKPLIYYQGAKQNFDNITKVLKKNQLLYVSKDLLTGNISAYIIQDPYSTKYGLYQEVIILQNALLNPALENNQVLTDKGIYYLSDAKFKLEIGCKYGVYVKDDKITLVVGKLNDVLQYEITDIVSDTNVKLKSLKGQENIILPQKPVYYYNGNKISYSDLKNVLKSGQKIYYGYSNDGKTCEYIVLQDPYSSEYGAYTEVIVLADAVVSDKLSANEVLTDKGIYAVKSTAGKLTIGAKYGVYIKDDTITKVVKKLNSVDIAEVTDVISDTNIVLKKGSTNSSTFLPQKPVYYYNGSKVDYNSLKNIIKSGQKIYFGYNTAGNSYEYAIIQDPYYDSYGKYVETVILGTYSTTKGLDVNEILTDQGILTLPENQNVNLELGAKYGLYIDQDNQITLVYKKLNSTEGMAVLSAISNKVTVDKGGNQLDITLPQNITYYYNGSKVDYSTAINKLQLSTSLVFGLSTKKKGYDYCVIFDPIYSKPYIAGEQTYMTLKVGDLDISGSKKFIKDGDVVDYSYIQKYNVVYEVKDIWGRNSYILIVDNKVDGYLKSYQPTRFTPKAIVANVFDPTTGKLVEKTYDISENCDSSWILSDTFKTGQRVYLLLGYDGKVVAMVNP; translated from the coding sequence ATGAAAAAAAGATTTTTAATAGCAGTTTTTATATTTAGTTTTATTGTGACAAGTATTATAAATCTCAGCGTATTTGCGGCGTACAAGGATGTTTCTCAAAATTCAGGTTATGCTAAAGACTTAGATAGGCTCAACAAGCTTGGTATTTTGATATACAAGGACTATTTTAAGCCCGCTCAGCCTATTACAAGGGCTGAACTTGCAGAGGCGATAGTTAAAATTTCGAATTCTGTGGATGAATCACTATCACAAAAGAAGTATGCTCTTTTTGGTGATGTAAAACCAAACACAAATCTTTGCGGATATGCTGTATGGGCTGTTAAGAAAAAATATTTAAGTCCTATGCCAGATGGCAACTTTCATCCGCAAAATAATGCAACATTTTCGCAGGTAGTAACAGCTCTTTTAAGGCTTTTAGGATATACAGACCAGGACTTGGCTGGAACGTGGCCACAAAATTATATAGATAAGGCAAATGAACTTGGGATTACAAAAGGGATTAATCTTTCAGCAACATCGTATGTTCCGCGCTGGGCATTTGCAAGAATGCTGTCTTTACTTTTGGATTTAAGCCCAAAGGGTAGTAATCAGAAATATTCAGAAGTGACTGGACTTTTCAAATCCATCCTTGTGCTTGACATTCAAAAGACAAATTCGATGTTGCTTCCCAATGAGATACTGACAGACTCTGGTGTTATAACAAATACGACCAGTACTGTATTTGACAGTGGAAAAAGGTATATGGTGAAGATTGAAGACGGCAAAATTACAAAGGTGTATGGTCAGGAGACAGATAGTTTTCAGGTGACAGTTGTAAGGGTAAACGGAAATAAAGTATATTATCAAGAAGGTTCAAAACTAAAATCTATTGTACTGCCGGTATCTGCAATATACTATCTGTCAGGAACAAAACAGAACATTGACACGGCTGTAAATAGCATTAAACCCGGACAAAAGTTAAGTTTTGTATATTCATTTGACAAAAGCAAGATTGATTATGTTGTTATAAATAATGTATATTCACAAGATATATTTGGTAATTATGACGAAGTACTTGTTGTTGCTAATCCAGATACTTCAGATATACTTGATAAGAATCAAATTCAGACAGACAAGGGTATATTAAATTTAGCACAGGGAATAAAAGTTGATGATTTAAAGATAGGCGAAAGATATGGCGTGTATATAAAAGATGATACAATTACAAAAGTCATAACAAAACTGTGGAGTGCTGAAAAATATACCATACAGAACATTGATGGAACACAACTTTTATGCCAGAAAGATGGAAAGAATATAACCTTACAGCTTTCAGCAAAACCTTTGATATATTATCAAGGTGCTAAACAGAATTTTGACAATATAACAAAAGTACTGAAAAAAAATCAGCTATTGTACGTTTCAAAGGATTTATTGACAGGGAATATTTCAGCATATATAATTCAGGATCCATATTCGACAAAATATGGATTATATCAAGAGGTTATTATTCTTCAGAATGCACTTTTAAACCCTGCTCTTGAAAATAATCAGGTACTAACAGACAAAGGAATATATTATCTATCTGATGCAAAGTTTAAATTGGAGATTGGCTGTAAGTATGGTGTATATGTAAAAGATGATAAAATAACTCTTGTCGTTGGGAAATTAAATGATGTTTTACAGTATGAAATAACAGATATTGTTAGTGATACAAATGTAAAGTTGAAATCATTAAAAGGCCAGGAGAACATAATCCTGCCACAAAAACCTGTTTACTACTATAACGGCAATAAAATTAGCTACAGTGATCTGAAAAACGTGTTAAAATCAGGTCAAAAAATCTATTATGGATACTCAAATGATGGGAAAACTTGCGAGTATATTGTTCTTCAAGACCCATATTCATCTGAATACGGTGCATATACTGAGGTTATTGTTCTGGCAGATGCAGTTGTATCTGATAAGTTATCTGCAAACGAGGTTTTAACAGACAAAGGGATATACGCGGTAAAGTCCACAGCAGGCAAGCTTACAATTGGTGCAAAATATGGGGTATATATCAAAGACGATACAATTACAAAGGTTGTAAAAAAGCTCAACAGCGTTGATATAGCTGAGGTTACAGATGTTATAAGTGATACAAATATTGTTCTCAAAAAAGGCAGCACAAACAGCTCTACTTTCCTGCCACAAAAACCTGTTTATTATTACAATGGAAGTAAGGTTGACTACAATAGTTTGAAAAACATAATAAAATCAGGGCAAAAGATTTATTTTGGATACAACACAGCAGGAAATTCGTATGAGTATGCAATAATTCAAGACCCATACTACGACAGCTATGGAAAATATGTAGAGACAGTGATTTTGGGGACGTATTCAACTACAAAAGGACTTGATGTAAATGAAATTTTAACAGACCAGGGAATTTTAACGTTACCAGAAAACCAGAATGTGAATTTAGAACTTGGTGCAAAATATGGGCTTTACATCGACCAGGATAATCAAATAACCCTTGTGTACAAGAAGCTGAATTCAACCGAAGGTATGGCAGTGCTTTCTGCTATTTCAAATAAAGTGACAGTTGACAAGGGTGGTAATCAACTTGATATAACATTGCCTCAGAACATAACATACTACTACAATGGCTCAAAGGTTGATTATTCGACAGCAATAAACAAGCTTCAGCTGTCAACATCGCTCGTGTTTGGGCTATCCACAAAGAAAAAAGGTTATGACTACTGCGTAATATTTGACCCTATATACAGCAAGCCATACATTGCAGGTGAACAGACGTACATGACACTGAAGGTTGGGGATTTGGATATAAGTGGCAGTAAGAAATTTATAAAAGATGGAGATGTTGTAGATTATAGCTATATTCAAAAATATAATGTGGTCTATGAAGTAAAGGATATATGGGGAAGAAATAGTTATATTCTGATAGTGGACAACAAAGTTGACGGTTATCTAAAAAGTTATCAACCTACAAGGTTTACACCTAAAGCTATTGTTGCAAATGTATTTGATCCAACAACAGGGAAACTTGTTGAAAAGACATATGATATAAGCGAAAACTGTGACAGTTCATGGATTTTGTCAGATACATTCAAAACAGGGCAAAGAGTATATCTTCTTTTAGGCTACGATGGCAAGGTTGTTGCAATGGTAAATCCATAG
- a CDS encoding Rpn family recombination-promoting nuclease/putative transposase has translation MSKNLPPKEHDSTFKFLFEEKKDILLLVKDILKYKWAEMIDKDSIELVKTNYVTQDFMQVEADIIAKARLSEREVYFYILIENQSTVKRDMPLRILKYMISLWAQEIRKGVEVLPAIIPIVVYNGIDKRWNISTNLMEAFDIFRDDVFKYRVVDIIELDMKKFLKKQEDILGPIVFYLEQVREDKNELVKRLYEIEANLKSLSRGNIDRFINWAHYIIRPRLAEELKAEYDKIVERIKEGGVGKMGDFVSNVARLLDETKTKEFNMGIQQGIQQGIQQGIQQGIYRAKVEMAKKLIQKGYSDDEIAELTELEIDEIRKLRKEITN, from the coding sequence TTGAGCAAAAATTTGCCTCCTAAAGAACATGATTCCACATTTAAATTTTTATTTGAAGAGAAAAAGGATATACTTCTTTTAGTAAAAGATATACTAAAGTACAAATGGGCAGAGATGATAGATAAAGATTCAATTGAGTTGGTAAAAACAAACTATGTAACACAAGATTTTATGCAAGTTGAAGCTGATATCATTGCAAAAGCAAGGTTGAGTGAACGGGAAGTGTATTTTTACATATTGATAGAGAATCAGTCTACAGTAAAAAGGGATATGCCACTTAGAATATTAAAATACATGATAAGCTTATGGGCGCAAGAGATAAGAAAAGGAGTAGAAGTTTTGCCTGCAATTATACCGATAGTTGTTTATAACGGAATTGACAAAAGATGGAATATTTCAACAAACTTAATGGAGGCTTTTGATATATTCAGGGATGATGTATTTAAATACCGGGTGGTTGATATTATAGAGCTTGATATGAAAAAGTTTTTGAAAAAACAAGAAGATATACTCGGTCCGATAGTTTTCTATTTAGAGCAGGTAAGAGAAGATAAAAATGAACTTGTGAAGAGGCTATACGAAATAGAAGCAAATTTAAAGAGTTTGAGCAGAGGAAATATTGACCGATTTATAAACTGGGCACATTATATTATACGGCCAAGACTTGCAGAGGAACTCAAGGCAGAGTATGACAAGATAGTAGAAAGGATAAAAGAAGGGGGTGTAGGTAAAATGGGTGATTTTGTATCCAATGTTGCAAGGCTTCTTGATGAGACAAAGACAAAAGAGTTTAATATGGGAATTCAGCAAGGGATTCAGCAAGGGATTCAGCAAGGGATTCAGCAGGGGATATACAGAGCCAAGGTTGAAATGGCAAAAAAGCTTATTCAAAAAGGGTATAGTGATGATGAAATAGCAGAGCTTACCGAGCTTGAAATTGATGAGATAAGAAAGCTTCGAAAAGAGATTACAAATTAA
- a CDS encoding tRNA (adenine-N1)-methyltransferase, whose amino-acid sequence MEQLFDTKRVIIGPEGFKKVVDISVPKRVNLPTGYIETGELAKILPGGSFFANDVEYYVFPCDTFDYVMHFLKRHTQIVYPKDGAYILMKLDIHPGKRVGEAGTGSGAFTLYLSMAVGPEGKVYTYEQREEFFKMAEKNIKNFSKFDNVVMHNKSIVEGIEEKDLDAFFLDIREPEEAISAVREALKPAGHLGILVPTTNQVSETLVALQNYRFYVSEVVEIMMRQYKPVPERLRPDDRMIGHTAYMIFARKIL is encoded by the coding sequence ATGGAGCAATTGTTTGATACAAAGAGAGTTATCATTGGTCCAGAAGGGTTCAAAAAAGTTGTTGACATATCAGTGCCAAAAAGAGTTAATCTTCCGACAGGGTATATTGAGACTGGTGAACTTGCAAAAATTTTGCCTGGCGGAAGCTTTTTTGCAAATGATGTTGAATACTATGTTTTTCCTTGTGACACTTTTGATTATGTTATGCACTTTTTGAAAAGACACACACAGATAGTCTATCCAAAAGACGGAGCATATATTCTAATGAAGCTTGATATACACCCTGGAAAAAGAGTAGGCGAGGCTGGGACAGGCTCTGGTGCATTTACGCTTTATCTTTCGATGGCGGTTGGTCCAGAGGGAAAAGTGTATACATATGAACAAAGAGAAGAGTTTTTCAAAATGGCTGAGAAGAACATAAAAAATTTTTCAAAATTTGACAATGTGGTTATGCACAACAAATCAATAGTAGAAGGAATTGAAGAGAAGGACTTGGATGCATTCTTTTTAGATATCCGAGAACCTGAAGAAGCAATTAGCGCTGTGAGAGAGGCTTTAAAACCTGCAGGACACTTAGGGATTCTTGTTCCAACAACAAATCAAGTGTCAGAGACGCTTGTTGCACTGCAAAATTACAGGTTTTATGTCTCAGAAGTTGTTGAAATAATGATGCGTCAGTACAAGCCAGTGCCAGAGCGCCTGCGACCCGATGATAGAATGATAGGGCATACCGCTTATATGATTTTTGCAAGGAAGATTTTGTAA
- a CDS encoding CBS domain-containing protein encodes MLTNIINHDFIKLLPTDTVKFALEQMQKRKKSVAVVVDENDFLKGIIVKADIYRFLSQPGHFETYPVELAMTKAVITADKDDDIKDVAKLLRQHDISAVPVLDNGKVVGLVGLEDIVDYFIKM; translated from the coding sequence GTGCTTACAAACATTATTAACCATGATTTTATAAAACTTTTGCCGACTGATACAGTCAAATTTGCACTTGAACAGATGCAAAAAAGGAAAAAGAGCGTTGCAGTTGTGGTCGATGAGAATGACTTTCTTAAAGGAATCATTGTAAAAGCAGATATTTACAGGTTTTTGAGCCAGCCAGGCCATTTTGAAACATACCCTGTTGAGCTTGCTATGACAAAAGCTGTTATTACAGCTGACAAAGATGATGATATTAAAGATGTTGCAAAACTCCTGCGTCAGCATGATATTTCTGCTGTCCCTGTTCTTGATAATGGCAAGGTAGTTGGTCTTGTTGGACTTGAGGATATAGTTGATTATTTTATAAAGATGTAG
- a CDS encoding Mrp/NBP35 family ATP-binding protein produces MRQNTMHSIPKNEFTDVKKMYAIVSGKGGVGKSLVTSLLAVGLRREGYEVGILDADITGPSIPKMFGVSGAKIESDSKAIYPVRTHNDIKIMSMNLLLNKEDAPVIWRGPLIAKTIEQFWTEVGWGVLDYLFIDMPPGTGDVALTVFQSLPIDGIIIVTSPQDLVSLIVKKAYNMAKQMDISIIGIIENMSYVICPHCGKEFDIFGKSKLEDVAEQLDLRILGRIPIDTELTKLCDEGGIEKARNLYLDSCIEVLKRDVVEG; encoded by the coding sequence TTGAGACAAAATACAATGCACTCAATTCCCAAAAATGAATTTACAGATGTAAAGAAGATGTATGCTATTGTCAGCGGCAAGGGCGGAGTGGGAAAAAGTTTGGTTACATCTTTACTTGCCGTGGGTCTGAGAAGAGAAGGTTATGAAGTTGGAATCCTTGATGCGGATATTACCGGACCATCTATCCCAAAGATGTTTGGTGTAAGTGGTGCTAAGATTGAGTCAGACTCAAAGGCAATCTATCCTGTGAGAACTCACAATGATATAAAAATTATGTCAATGAATTTACTTTTGAATAAAGAAGATGCTCCAGTGATTTGGAGAGGACCACTCATTGCAAAAACAATAGAGCAGTTTTGGACAGAGGTTGGCTGGGGTGTTTTAGATTATCTTTTTATTGACATGCCCCCTGGGACAGGTGATGTTGCACTCACAGTTTTTCAATCTTTGCCGATTGACGGAATCATTATTGTAACATCGCCTCAAGACCTTGTTTCTTTGATAGTCAAAAAGGCTTATAACATGGCAAAGCAAATGGATATATCAATTATAGGTATTATTGAAAATATGAGTTATGTAATATGTCCTCATTGTGGAAAAGAATTTGATATTTTTGGAAAAAGTAAATTAGAAGATGTGGCTGAGCAGTTGGATTTGAGGATTTTAGGGCGAATTCCAATAGATACAGAATTGACAAAACTTTGTGATGAGGGCGGAATTGAAAAAGCAAGGAATTTGTATTTGGATTCCTGTATAGAGGTTTTAAAAAGGGACGTTGTAGAAGGATAA
- a CDS encoding transcriptional repressor — protein sequence MKSMLKNKKRRIKNREINNLILQFLSSNSGVAKKKDLIESLGKHVSLVTIYRGINRLLRKGEIISFQVGKDHYLALFKKDSKKILLFAFLICEKCRNVYRLELDKKDIENIAQAIEALYNFKSEFVILEFRGICNQFSVYTKTAVS from the coding sequence ATGAAGAGTATGCTTAAAAACAAAAAAAGAAGAATAAAGAATAGAGAAATAAATAATCTGATTCTTCAATTTCTCAGCAGTAACTCAGGTGTTGCTAAGAAAAAGGATTTGATTGAAAGCTTAGGAAAACATGTTAGCTTGGTTACTATTTACAGAGGAATAAATAGACTATTAAGAAAAGGGGAAATTATCTCTTTTCAGGTAGGAAAAGACCATTATTTAGCTTTGTTTAAAAAAGATTCAAAAAAGATTCTACTTTTTGCCTTTTTAATTTGCGAGAAGTGCAGAAATGTCTATCGGTTAGAATTGGATAAGAAAGATATTGAAAATATAGCTCAGGCAATTGAGGCTTTGTATAATTTCAAAAGTGAGTTTGTGATACTTGAATTTCGAGGAATATGTAACCAATTTTCAGTATATACTAAAACAGCAGTCAGTTAA
- a CDS encoding NifB/NifX family molybdenum-iron cluster-binding protein, giving the protein MKIAVMMAGNQISPHFGGSEKVCIYTVENDNIVAKEYFNMPEHRAGLFAKFIKQKGADVVIAGSIGERARYIFDSLGIRYFIGVLGSPDEAVEKLLKGQLKSNEALANEIHKHEEGLQHHSHGHSHHNKI; this is encoded by the coding sequence ATGAAAATAGCAGTAATGATGGCAGGCAATCAGATAAGTCCACATTTTGGGGGAAGTGAAAAGGTTTGTATATATACAGTCGAAAACGACAATATTGTAGCTAAGGAGTATTTTAATATGCCAGAGCACAGGGCTGGGCTTTTTGCAAAGTTTATAAAACAAAAAGGAGCAGATGTTGTAATTGCAGGCTCAATTGGCGAGAGGGCAAGATATATATTCGATAGTCTTGGCATTAGGTATTTCATCGGTGTTTTAGGTTCTCCAGATGAAGCAGTTGAAAAGCTATTAAAAGGTCAGCTGAAGTCAAATGAAGCACTTGCAAATGAGATCCATAAGCATGAAGAGGGATTGCAACATCATTCGCATGGACATTCACACCATAATAAAATCTAA
- a CDS encoding DUF134 domain-containing protein: protein MPRPIRCRRVEFLPRFNYFSPKEGSNDEVVLKVEELEAIRLKDLEGLMQEECAQKMQVSRQTFQLVLEEARKKIADALVNGKAIRIEGGNYVFGNCKYTCLNCGKVFESEKCECPECHSSHVICHRGKGRGHCFRHHGGW from the coding sequence TTGCCACGGCCAATAAGATGCAGAAGAGTAGAATTTCTGCCAAGGTTCAATTACTTTTCACCAAAAGAAGGTTCAAATGATGAAGTGGTTTTAAAAGTAGAGGAGCTTGAAGCAATAAGACTTAAAGACTTAGAAGGGCTTATGCAGGAAGAATGTGCACAAAAAATGCAGGTTTCTCGTCAGACATTTCAGCTTGTATTAGAAGAGGCAAGAAAAAAAATTGCCGATGCGCTTGTCAACGGCAAAGCTATCAGAATTGAAGGTGGTAACTACGTTTTTGGGAATTGCAAGTATACTTGCTTAAATTGCGGAAAAGTTTTTGAATCAGAAAAGTGCGAATGCCCAGAATGCCACTCTTCTCATGTTATATGTCACAGAGGGAAAGGAAGAGGACACTGTTTCAGGCACCACGGAGGATGGTGA
- a CDS encoding heavy metal translocating P-type ATPase, whose translation MEKKTLSVTGMTCASCARAIEKSVSKVEGVSNASVNFATEKLIVEFDESKASIEKIKEAVERAGYGVLDDVEETIREVTIPISGMTCASCARAIEKSISKLSGIKEVSVNLASEKARVVYDSSQVRLSEIKNAIIKAGYTPLEIEKTSYEDSHQERKQKEINSLFRRFFIASVFAVPLLLIAMAHVVGLPLPEIILPEKHPLNFAIVQAILEIPIVIAGYKFYTVGFSRLFKFHPNMDSLIAVGTGAAFFYGLFAIYQIAMGNYQYVKEMYFETAGVIIALVLLGKYLEAVSKGKASEAIKKLMGLAPKTAVVIQDDNEIVIPIEEVEVGDILLVKPGEKIPVDGEVIEGRSFVDESMLTGESIPVEKTPGSKVIGATINKNGMLKIKATKVGKNTVIAQIIKLVEDAQSSKAPIARLADVISGYFVPVVILIAVISALAWYFAGSSFIFALRIFITVLVIACPCALGLATPTAIMVGTGKGAEHGILIKSGDALETLHKITMVVFDKTGTITEGKPKVTDIIPANGWESERLLQIVASAERLSEHPLGEAIVAAAKEKNLQLFEASQFEAISGHGIEAVVDGQTILVGNEKLMKDKGIEIDFLLDVEKLSQQAKTPMFVAQNGKFAGIIAVSDVVKPNAKRAIELLHKMGISVAMITGDNSKTAKAIAKQVGIDRVLAEVLPQDKANEVKKLQGEGKKVAMVGDGINDAPALAQADVGIAIGSGTDVAAEAADVVLMKNDILDVVNAILLSKKTIQNIKQNLFWAFFYNTLGIPIAAGVLHTFGGPLLNPIIAAFAMAFSSVSVVSNALRLKRFKPVN comes from the coding sequence GTGGAGAAAAAAACTTTGAGTGTAACAGGTATGACATGTGCTTCGTGTGCAAGGGCAATTGAAAAAAGTGTTAGCAAAGTAGAAGGAGTAAGTAATGCGTCGGTTAACTTTGCCACTGAGAAACTTATTGTTGAGTTTGATGAGAGCAAAGCCAGCATTGAAAAGATCAAAGAAGCTGTTGAAAGAGCCGGCTATGGTGTTTTGGATGATGTTGAGGAAACTATTAGAGAAGTAACCATTCCTATTTCAGGCATGACATGTGCTTCATGTGCAAGAGCAATCGAAAAATCAATTTCAAAGCTCAGTGGAATAAAAGAGGTAAGTGTTAACCTTGCAAGTGAAAAAGCAAGAGTTGTGTATGATTCATCTCAGGTAAGACTGTCTGAAATAAAAAATGCGATAATAAAAGCCGGATATACGCCACTTGAGATTGAGAAGACATCCTATGAAGATTCGCATCAAGAGCGAAAACAAAAGGAGATAAATAGTCTTTTTAGAAGGTTTTTCATTGCAAGTGTATTTGCAGTTCCACTTTTATTGATTGCTATGGCACATGTGGTGGGTCTTCCGCTACCAGAGATAATTCTGCCAGAAAAACATCCTTTGAATTTTGCAATTGTACAAGCGATATTGGAAATTCCAATTGTCATTGCAGGGTATAAGTTCTACACGGTAGGCTTTAGCAGGCTTTTTAAGTTTCACCCAAACATGGACTCATTAATTGCAGTTGGGACAGGAGCTGCTTTTTTTTATGGTCTTTTTGCTATATACCAAATTGCAATGGGTAACTACCAGTATGTAAAGGAGATGTATTTTGAGACTGCAGGTGTAATTATAGCCCTTGTTCTCCTGGGCAAATACTTAGAAGCAGTTTCCAAAGGCAAAGCCTCAGAAGCCATAAAAAAATTAATGGGACTTGCACCAAAAACTGCAGTGGTTATTCAAGATGATAATGAAATAGTCATTCCAATAGAAGAGGTTGAAGTAGGCGATATACTCTTAGTAAAGCCCGGGGAAAAGATTCCCGTTGATGGAGAAGTAATTGAAGGTAGAAGCTTTGTGGATGAATCAATGCTGACAGGTGAAAGCATCCCCGTTGAAAAAACACCTGGAAGCAAGGTTATTGGAGCTACAATAAACAAAAATGGTATGCTAAAGATAAAAGCTACAAAGGTCGGCAAGAATACAGTCATTGCGCAGATTATCAAGCTGGTTGAGGACGCTCAAAGCTCTAAAGCACCAATCGCAAGGTTGGCAGATGTAATCTCAGGGTATTTTGTACCAGTTGTCATTCTCATTGCTGTAATCTCAGCCCTTGCGTGGTACTTTGCTGGCAGTTCATTTATTTTCGCTTTGAGAATATTTATTACCGTCTTAGTTATCGCATGCCCGTGCGCTTTGGGCCTTGCAACACCAACTGCTATTATGGTTGGAACAGGAAAAGGCGCAGAACATGGAATTTTGATAAAAAGTGGTGACGCATTAGAAACCTTGCACAAGATTACAATGGTTGTTTTTGACAAAACAGGAACAATCACTGAAGGTAAGCCAAAAGTAACTGACATAATTCCGGCAAATGGGTGGGAAAGCGAAAGACTGTTGCAAATAGTAGCGTCAGCAGAAAGGCTCTCTGAACATCCTTTAGGTGAAGCCATAGTTGCTGCAGCAAAGGAAAAGAATCTGCAACTTTTTGAAGCAAGTCAGTTTGAAGCAATTTCAGGGCATGGAATAGAGGCAGTGGTAGATGGACAAACAATTCTTGTTGGTAATGAAAAACTTATGAAAGATAAAGGGATTGAGATAGATTTCTTACTTGATGTAGAAAAGCTTTCACAGCAGGCAAAGACACCTATGTTTGTAGCGCAGAATGGAAAGTTTGCTGGCATAATAGCAGTATCAGATGTGGTAAAGCCAAATGCTAAGCGGGCAATTGAGCTTTTGCATAAAATGGGTATTAGCGTTGCAATGATTACAGGGGATAATAGCAAAACAGCAAAAGCAATTGCAAAGCAGGTTGGAATAGATAGGGTTTTAGCGGAGGTCTTGCCACAGGACAAGGCAAATGAAGTGAAAAAACTTCAGGGAGAAGGTAAAAAGGTTGCGATGGTGGGCGATGGGATCAACGACGCACCAGCTTTAGCTCAAGCTGATGTTGGTATAGCAATTGGGTCTGGAACAGATGTTGCAGCAGAAGCTGCTGATGTGGTTCTTATGAAAAATGATATATTGGACGTTGTAAATGCAATACTGCTTAGCAAAAAGACAATACAGAACATCAAACAGAATCTATTCTGGGCATTTTTCTACAACACATTGGGCATTCCGATTGCAGCAGGTGTTTTGCACACATTTGGTGGTCCACTTTTGAATCCAATTATAGCGGCTTTTGCTATGGCGTTTTCTTCAGTCTCTGTGGTTTCAAACGCTCTGAGGCTAAAAAGATTTAAACCTGTAAATTAA
- a CDS encoding heavy-metal-associated domain-containing protein, whose product MTKKIYIKGMTCDHCVRRVENSLKAIEGVTSVKVYLQGKVATVELSKDVKDEEFVRAIDDAGYEVVRIE is encoded by the coding sequence ATGACAAAGAAAATTTATATTAAAGGCATGACTTGCGACCACTGCGTAAGAAGAGTGGAAAACAGCCTAAAAGCCATAGAAGGTGTAACCTCTGTCAAGGTTTATCTGCAGGGCAAAGTTGCAACTGTTGAGCTAAGTAAAGATGTAAAAGATGAAGAGTTTGTTCGAGCAATTGATGATGCAGGGTATGAGGTTGTGAGAATTGAATAG